Proteins encoded within one genomic window of Chrysemys picta bellii isolate R12L10 chromosome 6, ASM1138683v2, whole genome shotgun sequence:
- the SGTB gene encoding small glutamine-rich tetratricopeptide repeat-containing protein beta, translated as MSSVKHLVYAVIHFLREQSQLDTFTSDEQESLEVAIQCLETVFKISLEDTHLAVPQQLTEMFSNSFHKNDMLPLSDSLPEDIEKADQLKDEGNNHMKEENYVAAVDCYTHAIELDPNNAVYYCNRAAAHSKLSNYNEAIKDCESAIAIDPKYSKAYGRMGLALTSMNKYQEAITSYQKALVLDPENDSYKSNMKIAEQKLRDLSSPTGTGLSFDMASLINNPAFISMAASLMQNPQVQQLMSGMMSNAIGGPAAGVGGLTDLSSLIHAGQQFAQQIQQQNPELIEQLRNHVRSRSFSGSTEEHS; from the exons ATGTCATCAGTCAAACACCTAGTATATGCCGTCATCCATTTCTTGAGAGAACAGAGTCAGCTGGATACTTTCACTTCAGATGAACAAGAAAGCTTAGAAG TTGCAATTCAGTGTTTGGAGACTGTTTTTAAGATTAGCCTAGAAGATACGCATCTTGCAGTGCCACAGCAGTTGACAGAAATGTTCTCAAATTCTTTTCACAAG aatgACATGTTGCCTCTCTCCGATTCATTGCCAGAAGATATTGAAAAGGCTGACCAGCTGAAGGATGAAG GTAATAATCACATGAAAGAAGAAAATTATGTTGCTGCAGTGGATTGTTATACTCATGCTATAGAGCTGGATCCAAATAATGCAGTATATTATTGTAACAg GGCTGCTGCTCACAGCAAGCTCAGCAACTACAATGAAGCAATAAAAGACTGTGAGAGCGCAATAGCAATAGATCCAAAATACAGCAAAGCATATGGGAGAATGGG GTTGGCCCTGACCTCTATGAACAAATACCAAGAAGCAATTACCAGTTACCAAAAAGCACTGGTTCTTGATCCAGAAAATGACTCTTACAAGTCAAATATGAAAATAGCTGAACAGAAGCTAAGAGACCTCTCCAGTCCT ACTGGAACAGGACTGAGTTTTGACATGGCAAGCTTGATAAACAACCCAGCATTCATTAGTATG gcagcaagtttaatgcAGAATCCTCAAGTTCAACAACT AATGTCGGGGATGATGTCCAATGCCATTGGTGGCCCTGCTGCAGGTGTTGGTGGCCTAACTGATCTGTCAAGCCTCATACATGC GGGACAGCAGTTTGCACAACAGATACAACAGCAGAATCCAGAGCTCATAGAACAACTGAGAAATCATGTCCGGAGCAGATCTTTCAGTGGCAGCACTGAAGAGCATTCCTGA